In Gopherus evgoodei ecotype Sinaloan lineage unplaced genomic scaffold, rGopEvg1_v1.p scaffold_37_arrow_ctg1, whole genome shotgun sequence, the following proteins share a genomic window:
- the PTGER1 gene encoding prostaglandin E2 receptor EP1 subtype, with translation MFTCHPPNVSLLGGPSSPRAPLPMPVSGLLPGNSSGCRVEPLKQPLPSPAMPIFSMTLGAVSNMVALAILVQSYARFRRRSKATFLLFASSLVITDFAGHVIPGAFVLRLYATRQKWDAMDSTGAICQFFGACMVFFGLCPLFLGCVMAVERCVGVTRPLLHSLLVTSVRTKFTLLGLWASALGIALLPIFSFGSYTIQHSCTWCFIKVQPAESWCEVTFALLFSLLGLASLLVALVCNTLSGLSLVRARLRAQRKCGQRRTKAHDIEMVVQLVGIMVVSCICWSPILIFVVLAVGDKAGTLHYQRLLFLGVRLASWNQILDPWVYILLRRAVLRKLYRVLCRQPPGKGSRFERWEVSSFQSSDRSMVARS, from the exons ATGTTCACCTGTCACCCACCCAACGTCTCCCTGCTGGGGGGacccagcagccccagggcaccccTCCCCATGCCTGTCAGTGGTTTGCTGCCGGGGAACTCCTCGGGGTGCCGGGTGGAGCCACTGAAGCAGCCCCTGCCCTCACCAGCCATGCCCATCTTCTCCATGACACTGGGTGCTGTCTCCAACATGGTGGCCCTGGCCATCCTGGTGCAATCCTACGCCCGCTTCCGGCGCCGCTCCAAGGCCACCTTCCTGCTCTTTGCCAGCAGCCTGGTCATCACGGACTTCGCCGGGCACGTCATCCCGGGCGCCTTCGTGCTGCGGCTCTACGCCACCCGGCAGAAATGGGACGCCATGGACAGCACCGGCGCCATATGCCAGTTCTTCGGCGCCTGCATGGTCTTCTTTGGCCTGTGCCCACTCTTCCTGGGCTGCGTCATGGCAGTGGAGCGCTGCGTGGGGGTGACACGCCCGCTGCTCCACTCCTTGCTGGTGACCTCTGTCCGGACCAAATTCACCCTGCTGGGGCTCTGGGCCTCAGCCCTGGGCATTGCCCTGCTGCCCATCTTCAGCTTCGGCAGCTACACCATCCAGCACTCATGCACCTGGTGCTTCATCAAGGTGCAGCCGGCGGAGAGCTGGTGCGAGGTGACCTTTGCTTTGCTCTTCTCCCTGCTGGGCCTGGCCTCCCTGCTGGTCGCCCTGGTCTGCAACACCCTGAGCGGGCTCAGCCTGGTGCGGGCGCGGCTGCGGGCCCAGCGCAAATGCGGGCAGCGGCGCACCAAGGCCCACGACATCGAGATGGTGGTGCAGCTGGTGGGCATTATGGTAGTCTCCTGCATCTGCTGGAGCCCTATCCTG atCTTCGTGGTGCTGGCGGTGGGCGACAAGGCCGGCACGCTGCACTACCAGCGGCTGCTGTTCCTGGGCGTGCGCCTGGCCTCCTGGAACCAGATCCTGGACCCCTGGGTGTACATCCTGCTGCGCCGGGCCGTGCTGCGCAAGCTGTACAGGGTGCTGTGCCGCCAGCCCCCGGGGAAGGGCAGCCGCTTCGAGCGCTGGGAGGTCAGCTCCTTCCAGAGCTCCGACCGCAGCATGGTTGCCCGCTCGTAA